From one Catellatospora sp. IY07-71 genomic stretch:
- a CDS encoding DUF5919 domain-containing protein, whose amino-acid sequence MTSLAVLYEFFLRRSFLSHMSEELAASLNRYFVPYERLTLAGVRDIHEIFPTSDVVRGFANARSIRIVQTWIPDVIPMLRAMRAAAERGCKIQVLLLDPNSPVAPLRARELGYTELDATRQNVEANLAELRRFARLAGVAANLEVRLYDGLPVAAIHAYDDTIFMSLYWRQTPAIQGPQFEVRKGNSVLADTIELHIRDLWAAARHYDLGGEVGREEDG is encoded by the coding sequence ATGACCTCACTGGCCGTCCTCTACGAATTCTTCCTGCGCCGGTCATTTCTCAGCCACATGTCAGAGGAATTGGCGGCGTCGCTCAATCGCTACTTCGTCCCATACGAGCGGCTGACCCTGGCGGGCGTACGGGACATCCATGAGATATTTCCGACGAGTGACGTCGTACGCGGATTCGCCAACGCCCGCTCGATCCGCATCGTGCAGACTTGGATTCCCGACGTGATCCCCATGCTGCGCGCGATGCGGGCTGCAGCCGAGCGGGGCTGCAAGATCCAAGTTTTGCTGCTCGACCCTAACTCGCCAGTGGCACCGCTGCGCGCCAGAGAGTTGGGTTACACCGAACTGGACGCGACGCGGCAGAACGTCGAAGCCAACCTCGCTGAGCTACGCCGATTCGCGAGGCTCGCCGGTGTCGCGGCCAACCTGGAGGTGCGGCTCTACGACGGGCTGCCGGTCGCGGCCATACACGCCTATGACGACACCATCTTCATGAGTCTCTACTGGCGCCAGACCCCGGCGATCCAGGGACCGCAATTCGAGGTCCGCAAGGGCAACAGCGTCCTTGCCGACACGATCGAGCTACACATTCGCGACCTGTGGGCCGCGGCGCGGCACTACGATCTCGGCGGTGAGGTGGGCCGTGAGGAGGACGGCTGA
- a CDS encoding transposase family protein: MLTYRAPVPGLSTPHLEFLTGLLAEHRRQSGCRWRKLSPARQALLVLVHLRCGDSLAQLAVSFEVSPATCYRYVGEAVALLAARAPSLEEALAGRRGKVTILDGTIITTFRVRWTSAHKLWWVHRKRTYGVNLQALAGETGNLLWISDGLPGSTHDLTAARRHGVVDAAVRHGLQFWADRGYQGEAPTLITPVRAGKDKPLIPAATAYNRRHAAVRAPGERGFATLKCWQILTRVRCTVSKIGVIARAILALHHATSTPIRMK, encoded by the coding sequence TTGCTAACCTACCGCGCCCCGGTCCCGGGACTGTCGACGCCCCACCTGGAGTTCCTCACCGGCCTGCTGGCCGAGCACCGCAGGCAGAGCGGCTGCCGGTGGCGCAAGCTGTCACCCGCTCGGCAGGCGCTGCTGGTCCTGGTCCACCTGCGCTGCGGGGACAGCCTCGCCCAGCTTGCGGTCTCGTTCGAGGTCTCGCCGGCCACCTGCTACCGGTACGTCGGTGAGGCGGTGGCACTGCTGGCAGCTCGGGCACCGTCCCTGGAAGAGGCCTTGGCCGGACGGCGCGGGAAGGTGACGATCCTGGACGGCACGATCATCACGACGTTCCGGGTGCGCTGGACCAGCGCGCACAAACTGTGGTGGGTGCACCGCAAGCGCACCTACGGCGTCAACCTGCAGGCCCTCGCGGGTGAAACCGGGAACCTGCTGTGGATCTCCGACGGGCTGCCCGGCTCGACCCATGACCTGACCGCCGCGCGCCGACACGGCGTGGTCGACGCCGCCGTCCGGCACGGCCTGCAGTTCTGGGCCGACCGCGGCTACCAGGGCGAGGCACCCACCCTGATCACCCCGGTCAGGGCCGGCAAGGACAAGCCCCTGATCCCGGCCGCGACGGCGTACAACCGCCGCCACGCCGCCGTCCGGGCACCCGGCGAGCGCGGCTTCGCCACGCTCAAGTGCTGGCAGATCCTCACCCGTGTCCGCTGCACCGTCAGCAAGATCGGCGTCATCGCGCGGGCCATCCTGGCCCTACACCACGCGACATCGACGCCAATCAGGATGAAATGA
- a CDS encoding MFS transporter: MVLAAIQLRPGLTAVGTLVPLMTGLGSIELSLVTTIPLLMFGAVGPVSARMARRWGTARMLTLSLVAVCAGSLLRWTGTVSALMLGTAVFGAGMVVGNVLLPGLVKERFPASVGQMTSLYVGSMSMAGAFAAAVAIPLADSGLGWAGSLGVWGLPALFAALVWLTQWRSLPAGSSEPATLLPRRRARRDNLLRSGQAWLITGYFAYTILTFYVCTAWMPAILIDRGLSPQAAGWALAMALAAGAAMSIALPLLTARAVSLRAVGGGLLATQALCGLGVLLGNGPVAAAAGVALLGAVGGAFALSFVLFGIRASDHEVATGLSGMAQSIGYPLGALGPFAFGIVHELTHSWEAPMAGLVLALGAGVLLGLAVGDTRRPLVTMH; encoded by the coding sequence GTGGTGCTGGCAGCAATCCAACTGCGGCCCGGCCTGACCGCGGTGGGCACGCTGGTTCCACTGATGACAGGACTCGGCAGCATCGAATTGTCCTTGGTGACCACGATCCCCTTGCTGATGTTCGGTGCCGTGGGTCCGGTGTCGGCGCGCATGGCCCGGCGCTGGGGCACTGCCCGGATGCTGACGCTGTCATTGGTCGCGGTCTGCGCTGGCAGCCTCCTACGCTGGACCGGCACCGTGTCGGCGCTCATGTTGGGAACAGCCGTCTTCGGTGCTGGAATGGTGGTGGGTAATGTGCTTCTACCAGGACTGGTCAAGGAGCGCTTCCCAGCATCAGTTGGTCAGATGACGAGCCTGTACGTCGGGTCGATGTCGATGGCTGGAGCCTTCGCGGCGGCAGTCGCGATCCCGCTCGCCGACTCGGGGTTGGGCTGGGCGGGTTCACTCGGCGTATGGGGTCTACCAGCCCTCTTCGCCGCACTCGTCTGGCTGACGCAATGGCGGTCACTGCCGGCTGGGTCGTCTGAGCCCGCGACGCTGCTGCCACGTCGGAGGGCTCGGCGAGACAACCTGCTGCGGTCAGGGCAGGCGTGGCTGATTACCGGGTATTTCGCGTACACCATCCTCACCTTCTACGTCTGCACAGCGTGGATGCCGGCCATCCTGATCGACCGCGGCCTCTCGCCGCAGGCCGCGGGCTGGGCGCTGGCTATGGCGCTGGCGGCGGGCGCGGCGATGTCGATCGCCTTGCCGTTGCTCACCGCACGGGCGGTTTCACTGCGCGCGGTCGGTGGCGGGCTGCTGGCCACGCAGGCGCTGTGCGGGCTCGGAGTGCTGCTCGGCAACGGGCCGGTGGCCGCGGCCGCCGGAGTAGCGTTACTCGGCGCCGTCGGCGGAGCATTCGCGCTGAGCTTCGTGCTTTTCGGCATCCGTGCGAGCGACCATGAGGTGGCGACGGGGCTTTCTGGCATGGCGCAATCGATCGGTTACCCGCTGGGCGCGCTGGGACCATTTGCATTCGGCATTGTCCATGAATTGACACACTCGTGGGAAGCACCCATGGCAGGCCTCGTGTTGGCACTCGGGGCCGGTGTCTTACTCGGCTTAGCCGTCGGCGACACACGAAGGCCATTGGTCACCATGCATTGA
- a CDS encoding DUF6817 domain-containing protein: MSIDIYEQRCQSTRMVTDGDLLAAFEGLDGTDQQHSNGTLRHHLIGVRDLLSAWGMPSHVVAAGLFHSAYGTQSYRAEVATLDNRAALVSLIGEPAERLVYLYCVADRSALFRQLPDPDAPMLLDRHAGTSVPLDRETFAYLIHLLLADRLEQLPRRGELPDDDEPRIHLTRAGTLIWHTAQRTLTSKAWAAFQADDHSRGRYG; the protein is encoded by the coding sequence ATGTCGATTGACATCTACGAACAGCGATGCCAGTCTACACGCATGGTTACCGACGGGGACCTGCTCGCTGCGTTCGAAGGGCTGGACGGCACCGATCAGCAGCACAGCAATGGCACTCTGCGACACCACCTGATCGGCGTCCGTGACCTGTTGTCCGCCTGGGGGATGCCGAGCCATGTCGTTGCCGCTGGGTTATTTCACAGTGCGTATGGCACGCAGTCCTACCGTGCCGAAGTCGCCACCCTCGACAACCGCGCCGCGCTCGTGTCCCTCATCGGCGAACCCGCCGAACGGCTCGTCTACCTGTACTGCGTGGCCGACCGATCCGCGCTGTTCAGGCAGTTGCCCGACCCCGACGCGCCCATGCTCCTCGACCGGCACGCGGGCACCTCGGTTCCGTTGGATCGAGAGACCTTCGCGTATCTGATCCACCTGTTGCTTGCCGACCGCCTCGAGCAGCTACCCAGACGCGGAGAGCTGCCCGACGACGACGAGCCACGCATACACCTCACACGTGCGGGCACCCTGATCTGGCATACGGCACAGCGGACCCTGACCTCCAAGGCTTGGGCGGCGTTCCAAGCCGACGACCACAGCCGAGGACGGTATGGCTGA